Proteins from one Rosa chinensis cultivar Old Blush chromosome 7, RchiOBHm-V2, whole genome shotgun sequence genomic window:
- the LOC112176473 gene encoding uncharacterized protein LOC112176473 → MSMKGESSSKQGEEISVFVLVTTFEGDFYGALFEVKLDRRGQVMGGCGATQPPLLDPVARFFEKDSNIPEFYTFGGVCICNKLYLLLSSGSDIGPCNDDDEITTPKKPDSLNGYILDIKTRALVKFSPPKASKSSGTVIHAYEKIYFLLDPFCFPCEPEDSFERYDPINDSWESLKPFPYSKDWATTKITGHAVYDGSILFSIYGHRQPAVMAYHENRDYWEPVKVEDFCWSGKALVVGNTMYALSLQPGEVIAFSIITDQTDEGHAAFSLGKPSLLSGMEIKFPPNPSRRSQYLAHLGGLEFCLVQSGFTYKGNDRQPLSITTFRIEEGNNIKILHSAVRDVDIEGFSGFLVSFCFTQDPTLLGF, encoded by the exons ATGTCTATGAAGGGGGAGTCTTCATCAAAGCAGGGAGAAGAAATATCTGTTTTTGTATTGGTGACTACCTTTGAGGGTGACTTCTATGGTGCATTATTTGAAGTAAAACTGGATCGAAGAGGTCAAGTCATGGGTGGATGTGGAGCAACTCAGCCCCCACTACTTGACCCTGTAGCACGTTTCTTTGAAAAGGATAGTAATATTCCTGAATTTTATACCTTCGGTGGTGTTTGCATATGCAACAAGTTATATCTATTGCTCAGTAGTGGTTCAGACATTGGTCCAtgcaatgatgatgatgagatcACCACTCCTAAGAAGCCTGACTCTTTGAATGGATACATTTTGGACATTAAGACTAGGGCACTCGTTAAGTTCAGCCCTCCCAAAGCATCTAAGTCATCTGGAACTGTTATACATGCGTACgagaaaatttattttcttttagatCCATTTTGCTTCCCATGTGAACCAGAAGATTCTTTCGAGCGCTATGATCCGATCAATGACTCTTGGGAATCACTGAAGCCTTTTCCGTATTCTAAGGATTGGGCCACAACAAAGATAACCGGTCACGCCGTTTATGATGGGTCCATTTTGTTTTCTATATATGGCCACAGGCAACCGGCAGTGATGGCTTATCATGAAAATAGAGATTATTGGGAGCCAGTCAAAGTTGAGGACTTTTGTTGGAGTGGAAAGGCCTTGGTTGTAGGCAATACTATGTATGCCTTATCCTTGCAACCTGGGGAGGTTATAGCATTCTCTATCATAACGGATCAAACTGATGAAGGTCATGCTGCCTTTTCTCTTGGCAAGCCATCGCTGTTGTCAGGCATGGAGATTAAGTTCCCACCGAATCCTTCAAGGAGATCACAATACTTGGCTCATTTGGGTGGCCTGGAATTTTGTCTTGTCCAGAGTGGTTTCACATACAAAGGCAATGATCGGCAACCTCTTTCTATCACCACATTTCGAATTGAGGAGGGAAACAATATCAAGATCTTACATTCAGCAGTTCGTGATGTGGATATTGAGGGCTTTAGTGGTTTCCTTGTTAGCTTCTGCTTCACGCA AGACCcaactctgctagggttttga
- the LOC112180629 gene encoding (S)-ureidoglycine aminohydrolase, which yields MNQAFLLILTTLTVSGLINLAVAEGGFCSAAPSIIDSGSDTNQLYWKATNPTLSPSHLQDLPGFTRSVYKRDHALITPESHVFSPLPEWTLTSGAYLITPAMGSHFVMYLAKMQENSQSGLPPNDAERFIFVVQGAVTLTNTSGISQKLMVDSYAYLPPNFHHSIRCDASATLVVFERRRSSLDNLHTEQIVGSTDQQPLLETPGEVFQLRKLIPTSVSYDFNIHIMDFQPGEYLNVKEVHYNQHGLLLLEGQGIYRLGDSWYPVQAGDVIWMAPFVPQWYAALGKTRSRYLLYKDVNRNPL from the exons ATGaatcaagcttttctcctcatTCTCACCACACTAACTG TTTCAGGCTTGATCAACTTGGCAGTTGCTGAAGGTGGGTTTTGCTCTGCTGCTCCTTCAATCATCGACTCGGGTTCGGACACCAATCAGCTGTATTGGAAGGCCACCAATCCCACACTCTCTCCTTCTCATCTTCAAG ACCTGCCAGGTTTCACACGAAGTGTCTACAAAAGAGACCATGCTTTAATTACACCAGAGAGTCATGTCTTTAGCCCTTTACCTGAGTG GACCCTGACATCAGGAGCGTATTTGATCACACCTGCAATGGGCTCTCACTTTGTAATGTACCTAGCAAAGATGCAAG AGAACTCGCAGTCTGGACTTCCCCCAAATGATGCAGAAAG GTTCATATTTGTGGTTCAGGGTGCTGTGACCTTAACTAATACTTCTGGTATTAGCCAGAAATTAATG GTGGACTCATATGCTTATCTACCTCCTAATTTTCACCATTCCATTAGGTGTGATGCATCTGCTACCCTTGTGGTTTTTGAAAGAAG GCGTTCCTCTCTGGATAATCTACATACTGAGCAGATTGTTGGTTCAACAGACCAGCAGCCACTCCTGGAAACTCCAGGTGAG GTCTTTCAACTAAGGAAGCTTATTCCAACTTCTGTATCATATGACTTCAACATCCAT ATTATGGATTTCCAGCCTGGGGAATATCTTAATGTGAAG GAGGTGCATTACAATCAGCATGGTTTATTGCTTCTGGAGGGACAGGGCATTTATCGGTTAGGTGATAGCTG GTACCCTGTTCAGGCAGGAGATGTCATTTGGATGGCGCCATTTGTGCCACAATG GTATGCAGCATTGGGTAAAACTCGGTCACGATATTTGCTGTACAAAGATGTAAATAGGAATCCATTGTAG
- the LOC112180747 gene encoding uncharacterized protein LOC112180747, whose product MTIGTNPSGFKSGKSFGHEKLRFRNGRVRPASFICYKEEKGLTYERQGRRVYQIEYESKKISDAGILQLLDVTSCPEKKMHFIFYEKFDRFLFGNWFKNHPNGMRDQHGDIKPWVQDSIRDVMVTIKNMLNRRLLHSGLGDLKNYVIAEGKIKIINIMSSWEDLVDPQKLKNGEDVQTLVGKRSLNSLTRKEITSVKKLWQTLLKSDNAWPERDYFLSIFDQNLHPWDVHIEKIITHPFLKTSEGRVKYFSEIHRQHMTDSIPRPDVFYKAIRNHFGKYRGTINSVNMSRQLKALYTSDTYGKPITYGNTILGLLRFLRNAYEHRGADFPVCDLDREIRKHWPGFLEKLHEKL is encoded by the exons ATG ACTATTGGAACCAATCCGTCCGGCTTCAAGTCAGGCAAATCGTTTGGTCATGAAAAATTACGGTTTCGGAATGGTAGAGTGAGGCCTGCTTCATTTATTTGTTATAAAGAAGAGAAAGGACTCACATATGAACGCCAAGGGCGAAGGGTGTACCAGATTGAGTATGAGTCTAAAAAGATCAGTGATGCAGGAATCCTGCAGCTATTGGATGTGACTTCTTGTCCGGAAAAGAAAATGCACTTTATCTTCTATGAGAAATTTGACCGCTTTCTGTTCGGAAATTGGTTCAAGAATCACCCAAATGGGATGAGAGACCAGCATGGGGATATAAAACCTTGGGTTCAAGATTCAATTAG GGATGTCATGGTGACCATAAAGAACATGTTGAACCGTCGGTTACTCCATTCAGGACTAGGAGATTTGAAGAACTATGTTATTGCAGAAGGCAAGATCAAGATAATTAACATCATGAGCAGTTGGGAGGACTTGGTCGACcctcaaaaattgaaaaatggagAAGATGTTCAGACTTTGGTGGGCAAGAGAAGCTTAAACTCTCTCACAAGGAAAGAGATAACAAGTGTAAAGAAACTATGGCAAACTCTTTTGAAATCTGATAATGCCTGGCCTGAGAGAGATTACTTCCTCAGTATCTTTGATCAGAACCTACACCC GTGGGATGTTCAcatagagaaaataattactCACCCATTCTTGAAGACTTCGGAAGGGAGGGTCAAGTATTTTTCAGAGATACATCGTCAGCATATGACTGATTCAATTCCAAGACCTGATGTATTCTACAAGGCCATAAGAAATCATTTTGGTAAGTATCGTGGCACCATAAACTCTGTGAATATGAGCCGTCAGTTGAAAGCACTCTACACTTCTGATACATATGGCAAACCCATTACTTATGGCAACACCATATTGGGCCTTTTGCGGTTCTTAAGGAATGCTTACGAGCACCGTGGTGCAGACTTTCCTGTGTGTGACTTGGATAGAGAGATTAGAAAGCATTGGCCGGGCTTTCTCGAGAAACTTCATGAGAAGCTCTAA